A single window of Nicotiana tomentosiformis chromosome 1, ASM39032v3, whole genome shotgun sequence DNA harbors:
- the LOC104107119 gene encoding ankyrin repeat-containing protein At5g02620-like, with amino-acid sequence MDPTLYTAAVEGNTGEGDDFLPQLIAANEGHTEVVHVLLSEGGQEAKQLMMRMADGNGDTALHKAVRKRHFGVVTLLVKEDPEFEFPANNAGETPLYLAVESNFPGALCEILKHCKRLSYSGPCQRTPMHAAVIFKYPECTNLLWQWNKSLCEEADGVGIRCTMPLN; translated from the exons ATGGATCCAACCTTGTATACGGCTGCAGTGGAAGGCAATACTGGAGAGGGCGACGACTTCCTACCACAGTTGATAGCAGCTAACGAGGGTCACACTGAAGTTGTCCACGTGCTGCTCAGTGAAGGAGGACAAGAGGCAAAGCAGCTCATGATGCGGATGGCAGATGGCAATGGAGATACGGCATTGCACAAAGCTGTGAGGAAGCGACATTTTGGTGTGGTCACTCTCTTGGTGAAAGAAGATCCTGAGTTCGAATTTCCAGCAAACAATGCTGGGGAAACACCTCTGTATCTGGCCGTAGAGTCTAATTTTCCGGGTGCTTTGTGTGAAATCTTGAAACACTGCAAAAGACTATCTTATTCAGGACCATGTCAACGAACCCCTATGCACGCAGCTGTCATATTCAAATACCCTG AGTGCACTAATTTACTCTGGCAATGGAATAAATCATTATGCGAGGAAGCGGACGGGGTTGGAATACGCTGCACTATGCCATTAAACTAG